In Amphiura filiformis chromosome 2, Afil_fr2py, whole genome shotgun sequence, one DNA window encodes the following:
- the LOC140146584 gene encoding uncharacterized protein gives MLTRHVSHKYGKFKSWRRERLRVHLSKKHIGELVNWEERQADRFIHREKLKKKEKTDNLSFSDMDKIVKLFNDNSTGGHNLSSRLCKLENQMKQATIALENLTHALHRGNEAVPPM, from the exons ATGCTAACAAGACACGTCAGCCACAAGTATGGAAAGTTCAAATCGTGGAGACGTGAAAGATTAC GGGTGCATTTGTCGAAGAAACATATCGGGGAATTAGTGAATTGGGAAGAACGACAAGCTGACAGGTTTATTCATCgagaaaaattgaaaaagaaagagaaaactgATAATCTCAG TTTTTCAGACATggacaaaattgtgaaattattcaATGACAACTCAACTGGAGGTCACAACTTGTCATCTCGCCTCTGCAAACTAGAAAATCAG ATGAAGCAAGCAACTATAGCGCTGGAAAATCTAACGCATGCGCTTCACCGAGGAAATGAGGCTGTTCCACCAATGTAA